The genome window GAGATAGTTCTGTTGTCTCTTGGCAGTAAGAACATTCCTACAATAATAAATATGTTAACTGGAGTAAGCATTTTAATGGTAATTGTGCTGTTTATATATATTGGGAGGCAAAAGTAATGCCTACAATATCAGTGCTAATGCCTGCATACAATGAAGGAAAAAACTTGGAAAAAGCAGTTAGAGAAACGATGAAAGAGTTAAAGGGATTGGACTATGAAATAATCATAATCAACGATGGCTCTAGGGATAATACACTGCAGGTAGCAAAAGAACTCTGTGAATCATTTAGAGATGTCAGGTTAGTAAGCTACTCTAAGAACAGGGGAAAGGGGTATGCCCTGAAAAAGGGCTTTGAGAAGAGTAGGGGTGAGATAATCGTATTCTTCGATGCGGATTTGGATATCCCTCCTTTTCAAATAAGAAGGTTCTTGAAAACCCTTCAAAATGGGTATGATGTTGTCATAGGCTCGAAATATCTCCCGGGAGCAAGAGTTAGGTATTCCAAAAAAAGAAGGTTGTTCAGCATTTGGTATAGAACACTGGTTAAAATGTTGCTCAAGTTAGATGTCAGTGATACTCAAGTTGGACTTAAAGTGTTTAGGAGGGAGGTATTAGAGAAAGCGTTTTCCAAGATTTTGGTCAAAAAATACGCTTTCGATGTGGAACTTTTGACCGTGATAAATATGTATGGGTACAAGATTTATGAACTGCCAATTAAAATTGAACATAAAAGTTTTGATTCCTCTATAGATTATAGAGCAATAACAAGAATGTTCATAGATACTATGGCAATATTTTACAGGAAAAACATTTTGCATTACTATAACGGTGATAATAAATGAGAATCCTTTGGCTTAACTGGAAGGACATAAAGCATCCAGAGGCTGGAGGGGCTGAAGTTTACACTCACGAAATCGCGAAAAGGCTAGTTAAGAAGGGTCATGAAATTACGCTTTTTACCTCATATTTCGATGGAGCTGAAAAGAAAGAAGAAATTGATGGAATTGAAGTAATCAGGGGAGGAAAGATAGTTGGCATCTTTGACACTGTCTATTCACATGCAAAGAGATTTTACAAGGAGAATAAAAACGATTTTGATATAGTAATTGACGAAATAAATACTCGACCATTCTTAACCCCAAAATACGTTGATAAGCCAATAATCGCGTTAATACACCAATTAGCAGTTGAGTTTTGGGATTATAAAACCCCATTTCCGGTTAATCTTATTGGGAAGCACTTTTTGGAGCCCTATTGGCTAAAGCATTATGTGAACATAAAAACGATAACTGTCTCTGAATCTACAAAGGAGGATTTGGAAAGGTTAGGGTTTAAAGATGTTGAGATAGTTTATAATGGTTTGGATGGGAACATCTTAGAGGAAGTTCCTAGAAAAGAAGATGAATTTACGGCTATATTTGTTGGCAGGTTAACCCCAACCAAAAAGCCTGAAGATGCTATAATGGCGTTTAAAATGTTTGATAAGGGCAAACTCTGGGTCGTTGGGAGAGGAGAGCTTATAGAAAAGCTTAAAAATCAGTACAATTACGATAATATTGAGTTTAAAGGCTTCGTGCCCGAAAGAGAAAAGATTGAGCTCATGAAAAGAGCTCATGTGTTATTAGTCCCCGGAATAAGAGAAGGCTGGGGGAGAGTTGTAATTGAAGCCAATGCCCTAGGAACTCCCGTGATTGGATATAACGTTCCTGGGCTGAGGGATTCAATAAAGCACAACTACAACGGTTTGCTATGTGAGCCCACTCCTAAGGCTATGAGCGAAGCGCTTGAAGAATTGTATGAAGATGAAGAGCTTAGGAAAAGATTAAGTGAAAACGCTTTGGAATGGGCTAAAAGGTTTAATTGGGATGAGAGCGCGGAGAGGTTTGAGAGGATATTGAGGGGTGTAACAGATGGCAGGAACACATGAAACCATTGAGGTGATTAAAGGAATTATTCACATCCTTGAGCAAGCAAAGATGCCCTCTGGTATACATATTGAGAACTCTAGGGATGTTACGGTAGAGGGTAATATTCTGATAAACTGTGGTATTGAGGTCAAGAATTCAGAGAAAGTTGAGGTCTTTGCAAATAGAGTGGATGATAAAACACGAGGAGAAGTTATAGAGTTACTCTACGATCTTATTGCTCTACTAAAGTATCAACCACGAGATAGAAGCAAAATAAAAGAAGTATTAAGCAAAATTAAGCAAATTGCCGAGCCCGTTTATTATGCACTAATCTCTGTTAGCACCTTAAAAGACATCATGGGGTTGTAATATGAACGGGCAACCTTTGGTTTCAGTGATTATTCCAACATATAATTCGGAAAAAACTATTGGAAGATGTTTGGAATCCATTAAAAACCAGACTTACAAGAACATAGAGATTATTGTTGTTGATAGTTTTTCGCAAGATAAAACAGTTGAGATATGTAAAAAATACAATGCAAAAGTTATCCAAATCAAGAGCGAGAGGACAAAAGCGAAGAATGTGGGGTTAAAGGATGCGAATGGGAAGTATGTTCTATTTATTGATTCCGACATGGAATTAACTTCGAATGTTATAGAGGAGTGTGTTATACTGATTGAATCAGATCCTAAAATTGGTGGCATAATAATCCCCGAACGCTCTGTCGGTAATAGTTATTGGGTCAAGGTTAGAGATTTTGAAAGAAGTTTTTATGCTGGGACTGAGATAGAGTCTGCACGGTTTTTCAGAAAAGATTTGGCTTTACAAGTTGGTGGTTTTGATGAAGACGTTGTGTTCTTTGAAGAGTCTACACTCCCTCAGAAGATTGAGAAACTTGGATATGATGTAAAGACGAGAATCTCATCTTACATCCTTCATCACGAGGAAAACTTCTCGTTATTAAAATGGCTTAAAAAGAAATATTATTATGGAAAGACAGCTAAAATGTACAAAGCAAAATATAGAGGATATGGAAGCAAACAGATAAGCTTGTTTTACAGATTTGGATTGTTTTTTAAGAGGAAGAGATTTTGGAGTAAGCCACATTTGGCTTTTGGTGTAATTGTTTTAAAGGGATTGGAGTATTTAGCGGCAGGACTTGGTTATATTGTTGGAGGTGTTAAAAATGGATAACAAAAAATATCTGCCAAAAGTGTCCATAATAATAGTCAATTTAAACGGTAAAAAATGGCTAGAAAAGTGTATTCCAAGTGTTCTCCAAAGTGATTATCCCAGAGACAAAATGGAAATAATATTGGTAGATAATGGATCAACTGATGGAAGCGCTGATTTTGCAAGGAGTTTACTCCAAAAAGAGCAGATTAACTTCAAAATAATCGAAAATAATGAAAATAAGGGATGGTCTCCAGCTAACAACCAAGGAGCTAGAGTAGCAACTGGTGAAATACTCTTGTTTTTAAGCAATGACATGGAAGTTGACAAAAACTGGATTAAAG of Thermococcus sp. M39 contains these proteins:
- a CDS encoding glycosyltransferase family 2 protein; translation: MPTISVLMPAYNEGKNLEKAVRETMKELKGLDYEIIIINDGSRDNTLQVAKELCESFRDVRLVSYSKNRGKGYALKKGFEKSRGEIIVFFDADLDIPPFQIRRFLKTLQNGYDVVIGSKYLPGARVRYSKKRRLFSIWYRTLVKMLLKLDVSDTQVGLKVFRREVLEKAFSKILVKKYAFDVELLTVINMYGYKIYELPIKIEHKSFDSSIDYRAITRMFIDTMAIFYRKNILHYYNGDNK
- a CDS encoding glycosyltransferase family 4 protein; this translates as MRILWLNWKDIKHPEAGGAEVYTHEIAKRLVKKGHEITLFTSYFDGAEKKEEIDGIEVIRGGKIVGIFDTVYSHAKRFYKENKNDFDIVIDEINTRPFLTPKYVDKPIIALIHQLAVEFWDYKTPFPVNLIGKHFLEPYWLKHYVNIKTITVSESTKEDLERLGFKDVEIVYNGLDGNILEEVPRKEDEFTAIFVGRLTPTKKPEDAIMAFKMFDKGKLWVVGRGELIEKLKNQYNYDNIEFKGFVPEREKIELMKRAHVLLVPGIREGWGRVVIEANALGTPVIGYNVPGLRDSIKHNYNGLLCEPTPKAMSEALEELYEDEELRKRLSENALEWAKRFNWDESAERFERILRGVTDGRNT
- a CDS encoding glycosyltransferase, with the translated sequence MNGQPLVSVIIPTYNSEKTIGRCLESIKNQTYKNIEIIVVDSFSQDKTVEICKKYNAKVIQIKSERTKAKNVGLKDANGKYVLFIDSDMELTSNVIEECVILIESDPKIGGIIIPERSVGNSYWVKVRDFERSFYAGTEIESARFFRKDLALQVGGFDEDVVFFEESTLPQKIEKLGYDVKTRISSYILHHEENFSLLKWLKKKYYYGKTAKMYKAKYRGYGSKQISLFYRFGLFFKRKRFWSKPHLAFGVIVLKGLEYLAAGLGYIVGGVKNG